From Penicillium psychrofluorescens genome assembly, chromosome: 1, one genomic window encodes:
- a CDS encoding uncharacterized protein (ID:PFLUO_000988-T1.cds;~source:funannotate), with amino-acid sequence MLSAPVKSAKRISSLFSLGSHKDQASPSSPTFDSSDHIPNQRRRRQSLSRLTRHVSTPTALYSEPRTVPSEGIDRFDLEGLPPPPSLSQVNNDFSSSAPTSPVDSRPKSRGRDLIRPQSSAGLAIPRTNTDSRPGTPSKRRSWMPGRSRANSVEKRASMMPMPQLPGAWIAGLDQKIVYDLGPLSRGEQIAELWNEQGDTYVYLFPQNTGRPASFKIDSTIFAESPSLTYLARGNDANGRTLEKPTRTLSLSNPASPTLGSQDHLADHDNESSGSQRMDSFDDGPDEFQELHLYLPIPLNSDVSMSQFQLTQEDTETLLLFRNLFSFLMGQSLIATPKSSSLFTIFMDIAVLLARFEFSNLDGSNFGETATSSFSNYCDELRLSDVRRSREKTIEAIVLGERLRYYPLYLEGFVHGVGKLDELKQIRSQKYQFIHPITQKRLERGFIDLDSRLRGLYGKLQDFDFPSVFSGIANSTTSQASKVVRFKIWKSSFLEFRRFTLQYYRQKYGAWPPKARSKKNEFEESGLNRLLALDLYHDFTDLYDLLVDRNSLTTRTMDSATSNDPISSDPREVALRSLRQVLSEYDRSTPPVLPPIPFDIPQMPSVQPLHRKPLDPKKEAKHRAKKLKNSDINAVLMNSYTRESMRPTPFIESFMQFERRCANGKSVDDLIDLRCGQWIFLYAVIQSLPMLVVDVPELHYTENVEYFLCIAPRGGAPWIHNDTKTARSWFGVAGGAGVVSLPSDVVINGVEGVYRRSHCWQLAEQWAGTDQLIEPPMMEDTFEEDESSISSPYQVQQSSAGSSLDHPPPTPMMMPGGGLTPPPPAIPRTSSPASRYRADNRHSLYPGLEALPFPAGIAPIEPPQRPISRFNPNMSFDDILREVPKKDVHKGRKH; translated from the exons ATGCTGTCTGCTCCTGTCAAGTCAGCCAAGCGCATCTcgtctctcttctccctaGGCTCGCACAAAGACCAGgcctccccatcatcccccaCCTTCGACTCATCCGATCATATTCCAAATCAGCGACGCCGACGACAAAGCCTCTCCCGGCTAACCCGTCATGTCTCGACCCCAACGGCCCTCTACTCGGAACCCCGAACGGTCCCCAGCGAGGGGATCGACCGGTTCGATCTGGAGGGcttaccaccaccaccgtcctTGTCCCAAGTGAACAATGAtttctccagcagcgcccCGACCTCGCCGGTCGACAGCCGACCGAAGAGCCGGGGACGCGACTTGATTAGGCCCCAGAGCTCGGCTGGGTTAGCCATCCCTCGCACAAACACCGATTCTCGGCCAGGGACACCATCGAAACGACGAAGCTGGATGCCGGGTCGCTCCAGGGCCAACTCGGTGGAAAAGCGAGCGTCGATGATGCCAATGCCACAATTGCCGGGGGCCTGGATCGCAGGGTTGGACCAGAAGATTGTCTACGATCTGGGACCACTATCGCGAGGAGAACAG ATTGCCGAACTGTGGAACGAACAGGGCGACACCTACGTGTACCTTTTCCCCCAAAACACCGGTCGCCCGGCCTCATTCAAGATCGACTCGACCATTTTCGCCGAatctccctccctcacctACCTGGCCCGCGGCAACGACGCCAACGGGAGAACCCTAGAGAAACCGACACGCACACTTTCGCTCAGCAACCCAGCGTCCCCGACACTGGGGTCGCAAGATCATTTGGCGGACCATGACAACGAGAGTTCGGGCAGTCAGCGGATGGACTCGTTTGACGACGGACCGGACGAGTTTCAAGAACTACACCTCTACCTGCCGATCCCTCTCAACAGCGACGTTAGCATGTCTCAATTCCAACTGACCCAGGAAGACACCGAGACCTTGCTTCTGTTCCGGAACCTGTTCTCCTTTTTGATGGGCCAGTCCCTGATCGCCACACCCAagtcttcctctctcttcaccATTTTCATGGATATTGCCGTGCTCCTGGCCCGCTTTGAGTTCTCCAATCTGGATGGCTCGAACTTTGGCGAGACGGCTACCTCCAGCTTCAGCAACTACTGTGACGAACTGCGACTGTCCGACGTGCGTCGGAGCCGGGAGAAGAccatcgaggccattgtgTTGGGTGAGCGTCTGCGCTACTATCCGCTCTACCTGGAAGGGTTTGTGCACGGAGTCGGAAAGCTGGACGAGCTCAAGCAAATTCGCAGCCAGAAATACCAGTTCATTCACCCGATCACCCAGAAACGATTGGAGCGCGGCTTCATCGATCTCGATTCGCGCCTTCGTGGGCTGTACGGCAAGCTCCAGGACTTTGACTTTCCGTCTGTTTTCTCGGGCATTGCCaactccaccacctcgcAGGCAAGCAAGGTGGTACGGTTCAAGATCTGGAAATCCAGTTTCCTTGAGTTTCGCCGCTTCACCCTGCAATACTACCGCCAAAAGTATGGCGCGTGGCCTCCCAAAGCTCgatccaagaagaacgagTTTGAGGAAAGCGGGCTGAACCGGCTCCTCGCATTGGATCTCTACCACGACTTTACCGATCTGTACGACCTGTTGGTGGACCGCAACTCTCTCACTACACGCACCATGGACTCAGCCACGAGCAACGACCCTATCAGCTCTGATCCGAGGGAGGTGGCGCTCCGCTCCCTGCGCCAAGTTCTCAGCGAGTACGACCGCAGCACGCCCCCCGTTCTCCCCCCGATTCCATTCGACATCCCGCAGATGCCGTCTGTGCAACCACTGCACCGGAAACCGCTTGACCCTAAGAAGGAGGCCAAACATCGGGCCAAGAAACTCAAGAACTCGGACATCAACGCTGTGCTGATGAACTCGTACACCCGGGAAAGCATGCGGCCCACGCCGTTCATCGAGAGTTTCATGCAGTTTGAACGGCGGTGCGCGAATGGCAAGAGTGTGGATGATCTCATTGACTTGCGTTGTGGACAGTGGATTTTCTTGTACGCCGTCATTCAGTCACTGCCCATGCTCGTCGTGGATGTGCCTGAACTGCATTACACGGAAAATGTGGAGTATTTCCTCTGTATCGCCCCTCGGGGTGGTGCTCCCTGGATCCACAACGACACCAAGACCGCTCGCAGCTGGTTTGGTGTGGCCGGCGGTGCCGGCGTTGTCAGTCTCCCGTCGGACGTGGTGATCAACGGTGTGGAAGGCGTGTATCGGCGCAGCCATTGCTGGCAGTTGGCTGAACAGTGGGCGGGCACGGACCAGCTGATTGAACCCCCTATGATGGAGGATACCTTTGAGGAGGACGagtcctcgatctcatctCCCTACCAGGTCCAGCAGTCCTCGGCCGGATCATCCTTGGATCATCCGCCGCCGACTCCAATGATGATGCCTGGCGGCGGCCTCACTCCGCCTCCGCCCGCTATCCCTCGGACCAGCTCGCCTGCTTCGCGATATCGAGCTGACAATCGACACTCGCTCTACCCGGGCCTGGAAGCGTTGCCATTTCCCGCAGGTATTGCTCCCATTGAACCACCGCAACGGCCCATCAGTCGGTTCAACCCGAACATGAGCTTCGACGACATCCTGAGAGAAGTCCCGAAGAAAGACGTGCACAAGGGCAGAAAACATTaa
- a CDS encoding uncharacterized protein (ID:PFLUO_000987-T1.cds;~source:funannotate), with amino-acid sequence MTSPIDLSTGWPNPTLLPARDLRGSADVVLTTPAIADPALLYGPDEGYGPLREHVAQWLTGFYQPQDPISPQRICITGGASQNLACALNVFTDPVYTRNVWLVSPTYHLAFRTMDDAGFAGRLRAVPEDDEGIDLEFLESGLRAAEEKAKQEGNTEPKMKSPQPWRKIYKHIIYTTPTFSNPSNKIMSLRRREGLVRLARKYDALIMADDVYDMLQWATTATGKLAAPEKAFLPRLVDVDRHLDGGPQDIWGNVMSNGSFSKLIGPGARTGWAEGTEQFAYGLSQVGSSRSGGAPSQLCSAIIDQLLPTGMLQDHIMNVLQPAYAERYHLLRTAIEEHLLPRGVTLPALSPIAAGGYFIWIALPAPLQAKEIVALSKSTENLRLAPGDMFQLPGDTSAATDGKFANCLRLCFAWEEPRHLTEGVRRLARVVERAQK; translated from the exons ATGACCTCCCCGATTGACCTGTCCACTGGCTGGCCCAACCCCACGCTCCTCCCCGCCCGCGATCTACGCGGCTCCGCCGATGTGGTGTTGACCACCCCGGCCATTGCAGACCCCGCCCTGTTATATGGCCCCGATGAGGGCTATGGACCGCTGCGGGAGCACGTCGCCCAGTGGCTGACAGGGTTTTATCAGCCACAAGATCCTATCTCGCCGCAGCGCATCTGCATCACCGGCGGTGCGAGCCAGAATCTGGCCTGTGCTCTCAACGTCTTCACGGATCCGGTCTACACGCGCAATGTGTGGCTGGTCTCGCCGACGTATCACCTGGCCTTTCGGACTATGGATGATGCCGGGTTCGCGGGAAGATTGCGCGCGGTGCCtgaggatgatgaggggATCGATCTGGAGTTTCTGGAGAGTGGGTTGCGTGCcgcggaggagaaggcgaagcAGGAGGGGAATACGGAGCCG AAGATGAAATCGCCGCAGCCCTGGCGAAAGATCTATAAACACATCATCTACACCACCCCGACCTTCTCCAATCCTTCGAACAAGATCATgtctctccgccgccgagagGGGCTAGTCCGTCTAGCGCGCAAGTATGATGCACTCATCATGGCGGATGATGTCTATGACATGCTGCAGTGGGCAACAACGGCGACGGGCAAACTCGCCGCGCCCGAGAAGGCATTTCTCCCACGCCTGGTCGATGTCGACCGACATCTGGACGGCGGCCCGCAGGACATATGGGGCAATGTCATGAGCAACGGCAGCTTTAGCAAGCTGATCGGGCCCGGGGCGCGGACTGGATGGGCCGAGGGAACGGAGCAGTTTGCCTACGGGTTGTCGCAAGT AGGCTCGTCCCGGTCAGGCGGCGCCCCCTCACAGCTCTGTTCGGCCATCATCGATCAACTACTCCCAACGGGGATGTTACAGGATCACATCATGAATGTTCTTCAACCCGCCTACGCAGAGCGCTACCACCTCCTCCGCACCGCAATCGAGGAGCACCTCCTGCCACGCGGCGTGACCCTCCCTGCGCTCTCCCCCATTGCTGCAGGCGGGTACTTCATCTGGATTGCGCTACCCGCTCCACTGCAAGCGAAAGAGATCGTGGCACTGTCTAAAAGCACGGAGAACCTCCGCCTCGCCCCGGGCGACATGTTCCAGCTCCCAGGCGACacgtcggcggcgacagATGGTAAATTCGCCAATTGCCTCCGGCTGTGCTTTGCGTGGGAAGAGCCGCGTCACCTGACCGAGGGCGTACGTAGGCTGGCGCGCGTCGTGGAGCGAGCTCAGAAGTAA
- a CDS encoding uncharacterized protein (ID:PFLUO_000985-T1.cds;~source:funannotate), with the protein MTSKFTYSYFRISKTEEVALSAQKYRNLRLNALKSSPASFSSTYEIEAAYTEADWLSLLTIPGREVFICAATSQNADQPWLNHVEWVGQVSIRGPLSPADFTLPLESGQPAPKWDSEEERWQMLSLFTLSEHRGQGLGKKLCQEALGYLQFYRPQPSVVQVRLMVKPGNHAAVKLYEGIGFLVVGKCALKEAFIANGDAHLLPADTSTPKFSKRSGLIMMYCISRE; encoded by the coding sequence ATGACATCTAAATTCACCTACTCCTATTTTCGCATCTCCAAAACTGAAGAAGTGGCATTATCCGCCCAGAAATACCGAAATCTGCGCCTGAACGCCCTTAAATCCTCTCCTGCTTCATTCTCTTCCACATACGAAATCGAAGCAGCCTATACAGAAGCCGACTGGCTCAGCCTTTTGACTATCCCAGGCCGTGAGGTGTTTATCTGCGCCGCCACGTCACAAAATGCTGATCAGCCATGGTTGAATCATGTTGAATGGGTCGGCCAAGTCAGCATCCGCGGCCCATTATCCCCCGCCGATTTTACTCTCCCCTTGGAATCGGGCCAGCCGGCTCCCAAGTGGGAttcggaagaagaaagatggcaAATGCTCAGCCTGTTCACGCTGTCCGAACATCGGGGCCAAGGTCTGGGGAAGAAATTGTGCCAAGAAGCGCTCGGGTATTTGCAGTTCTATCGTCCCCAGCCGTCTGTCGTCCAGGTGCGACTTATGGTGAAGCCCGGAAATCACGCGGCGGTGAAGCTGTATGAGGGTATTGGATTTCTTGTGGTGGGGAAGTGTGCGCTTAAAGAAGCGTTCATTGCCAACGGCGATGCTCATCTCCTGCCCGCGGATACGAGCACGCCGAAGTTCTCAAAACGGTCAGGGTTGATCATGATGTATTGCATATCCCGTGAATAG
- a CDS encoding uncharacterized protein (ID:PFLUO_000989-T1.cds;~source:funannotate), producing MARSRRSSATSDGHERLEPRLLRAVAQDDLESLRTVISLSREHGQFSDAFLRVGLMRSSDRGSVRATEFLLALGAETEVTGNRLSPLLRAVERNHYEIVKLLLDHGAAPDSADKEGRTALMSAAWRNHAEILKLLIERGADVNARDLRKRNVLHNLAADKECRSGWGEEIVSLLLRTECQIDVPEGQDELGRTPLHWACATGNRWFAELLLTRPDGPRAQIDAAELRGKTALHIATAHDREDIVLLLLHHEAAVNACSDGGWTPLHNACERGSVAIVKTLLRAQAHINSQLLNGVTPLHLAAQGGHTEVVECLLERPDLKRRVRDNFGSTPFLRAAQFKRKDIVLLLAPFNNVESLSEDARNACRAFDATVVDFGNFHNENRVKRMSVFELLYGKDAENPRKQAVTTLPADSGVTDFRWIHLPANNMAWVEALLTKSFIEEGARDVDGFKGLEKSFNYQHRGQRTHSHFMRPLCQNTPRGLRAREEETSFEEQSSDAAQAKTQDPGPLPAVRKQKEIGGKPKRVDSSSLDEGSVKKGKGNPKRAGGKPGSGPSTPRSENRPQQPRSSLSTSTLCKDPLISACNVCVYLPYLHFETAERRQKMQEAIQRAEKMNKFLFLLVKPRGLGRARTRDEMLLDAHLSSSSTSLHVRRTLDQFFYPNIDTQSRDQDQVVYRYQTKGPGRVGASEDPKIFMVDQLWMWVLGTNLIVTAFPQRWDQPKNDPLNVLDGIIEDINSKTREPVKSLYDLAIIITNRCSGVFDRHRLGDDEYQFLDMFESSIGIATDKETVLFNRFNRASSQASGWLKNHRKLNKTLRNSSRSLSGNPADEDDAADSDDLENDEGQPLFVDRLLDIGQETDLLAETKDIRDELNMIRTVLEHQTHVLADFQEVICEIYYGQHRSQYEVKKRFKDQQRTIDMHLKDIDRMDKQAERIYHSITDLLDLKQKHANAFEARFARDQAAGTTRQSKTIMVFTIVTIIFLPLSFISSIFTINMKEFQNLDLGYVAKYTFGVGFAISIPLVLVALSVDDISDFFGTLRGRGWLSRRREAAGSFSSSTSDSVQALEIEKILSLSRSRGSAELDYGPSLLPISTRGSVRPSAYQRPSVEYVRPYQR from the coding sequence ATGGCCCGATCCCGACGTTCCAGCGCAACAAGTGACGGCCACGAGCGCCTCGAACcccgcctcctccgcgcaGTCGCGCAGGACGACCTCGAGTCCCTCCGGACCGTCATCAGCCTCTCCCGCGAGCATGGCCAATTCAGCGACGCATTCCTGCGCGTGGGGCTGATGCGCAGCTCGGATCGCGGCAGCGTGCGCGCCACCGAattcctcctcgccctcggcgcagAGACCGAAGTCACGGGGAACAGGTTATCGCCCTTACTCCGTGCCGTCGAGCGCAATCACTACGAGATCGTAAAGTTGCTGCTCGACCATGGGGCGGCGCCGGACTCGGCGGATAAGGAGGGCCGCACGGCGCTCATGAGCGCTGCGTGGCGCAATCATGCCGAGATCCTGAAACTGCTCATTGAGCGCGGTGCGGATGTGAATGCGCGCGACctgaggaagaggaatgTCCTGCATAATTTGGCTGCGGATAAGGAGTGTCGCTCGGGATGGGGTGAGGAGATTGTGAGCTTGTTGCTGCGGACCGAGTGTCAGATTGATGTacccgagggccaggatgAATTGGGACGCACGCCGCTGCATTGGGCTTGCGCGACGGGGAATCGATGGTTCGCTGAGTTGCTGCTTACGCGGCCGGATGGACCGAGGGCGCAGATTGATGCCGCGGAGCTGAGAGGGAAGACGGCGCTGCACATTGCGACGGCGCATGATCGCGAGGATATcgtgctgctgttgctgcatcATGAGGCGGCGGTTAATGCCTGCAGTGATGGTGGCTGGACGCCGCTACATAATGCGTGTGAGAGGGGCTCTGTGGCGATTGTGAAGACGTTGTTGCGCGCACAAGCTCATATCAACAGCCAGCTTTTGAACGGCGTGACGCCGCTGCATCTGGCGGCGCAGGGTGGCCATACCGAAGTGGTGGAGTGTCTGCTGGAGAGACCGGACCTCAAACGTCGAGTGCGGGATAATTTTGGGAGCACGCCGTTCCTGCGCGCGGCGCAGTTCAAGCGCAAGGATATtgtcctgctgctggcgccgttCAACAATGTCGAGTCTCTTTCCGAGGATGCACGGAATGCCTGTCGGGCATTCGATGCGACTGTGGTTGATTTCGGCAACTTCCACAACGAAAACCGCGTCAAGCGCATGTCTGTCTTTGAGCTGCTCTATGGCAAAGACGCAGAGAATCCGCGCAAACAGGCCGTCACAACTCTACCGGCTGACAGTGGGGTCACCGATTTCCGCTGGATCCATCTCCCAGCTAACAATATGGCGTGGGTGGAGGCGCTACTCACCAAGTCGTTTATTGAAGAAGGCGCCCGCGATGTCGATGGATTCAAGGGTCTGGAGAAGTCATTTAATTACCAGCACCGTGGCCAAAGGACTCACTCGCATTTCATGCGTCCGTTGTGCCAGAATACTCCGCGCGGCCTACGGGCTCGAGAAGAGGAGACCAGCTTCGAGGAGCAGTCGTCGGATGCTGCTCAAGCTAAAACGCAAGATCCCGGTCCCCTGCCCGCTGTTCGCAAGCAAAAGGAAATCGGCGGGAAGCCCAAGCGGGTAgattcatcttctctcgaCGAGGGGTCGgtgaagaaagggaaggggaatCCAAAAAGAGCCGGAGGCAAACCGGGCAGCGGTCCCAGCACGCCCAGGTCTGAGAATAGACCCCAGCAACCCAGATCATCGCTCTCTACGTCCACGCTATGTAAAGACCCCTTGATCTCTGCATGCAACGTCTGTGTCTACCTACCATATCTGCATTTCGAGACCGCGGAACGACGGCAGAAGATGCAAGAGGCCATTCAACGAGCAGAGAAGATGAATAAATTTCTTTTTTTACTTGTCAAGCCACGCGGACTCGGCAGGGCTCGTACGCGGGATGAAATGCTGCTTGACGCACATCTGTCGTCTTCGTCTACTTCTCTCCATGTCCGCCGCACGCTGGACCAGTTCTTTTACCCGAACATCGATACTCAGAGTCGCGATCAGGATCAAGTGGTCTACCGCTACCAGACCAAAGGCCCCGGCCGCGTAGGGGCAAGCGAGGATCCCAAGATTTTCATGGTGGATCAGTTGTGGATGTGGGTGTTGGGCACGAATTTGATCGTCACTGCGTTTCCGCAGCGATGGGATCAGCCCAAGAATGATCCGCTGAATGTGCTCGATGGGATCATTGAGGATATCAACTCCAAGACGCGCGAGCCTGTCAAATCGCTTTATGATCTGGCGATTATCATTACCAACCGATGTTCGGGTGTATTTGACCGTCACCGCTTGGGCGATGATGAATATCAATTCCTGGATATGTTTGAGTCGTCTATCGGCATCGCCACGGACAAAGAGACGGTCCTCTTCAATCGGTTTAACCGTGCTTCATCACAAGCGTCGGGGTGGCTCAAGAACCATCGCAAGTTAAACAAAACCCTCCGCAACTCGTCTCGCTCTCTGTCTGGCAATCCGgcagacgaggacgacgccgCAGACAGCGATGACTTGGAAAATGACGAGGGCCAACCCCTCTTCGTTGACCGACTGTTGGACATCGGCCAGGAAACCGATCTCCTAGCCGAGACCAAGGATATCCGCGACGAGCTCAACATGATCCGCACCGTCCTCGAACACCAGACGCACGTCCTCGCCGATTTCCAAGAAGTCATCTGCGAGATCTATTACGGACAGCACCGCTCTCAGTACGAGGTGAAAAAACGGTTCAAGGACCAGCAGCGCACAATCGACATGCACCTCAAGGACATCGACCGCATGGACAAGCAGGCCGAGCGCATCTACCACTCGATTaccgatcttctcgatcttaAACAAAAACACGCCAACGCCTTCGAGGCCCGCTTCGCGCGCGACCAGGCCGCAGGCACGACGCGACAAAGCAAGACCATTATGGTCTTCACCATCGTaaccatcatcttcctcccgCTCTCCTTCATCAGCTCCATATTCACCATTAACATGAAAGAATTCCAGAACCTGGACCTGGGCTATGTCGCCAAGTACACGTTCGGCGTCGGcttcgccatctccatcccccTGGTTTTGGTGGCGCTCTCCGTCGATGATATCAGTGATTTCTTCGGCACGCTCCGCGGCCGGGGGTGGTTATCTCGCCGGAGGGAGGCGGCTGGAAGCTTCAGCTCATCTACAAGTGACTCAGtgcaggcgctggagattgagaagatccTTAGCTTGTCTCGCTCGCGCGGAAGCGCTGAGTTGGACTATGGGCCTAGCTTGCTGCCTATCTCTACGCGTGGTAGTGTAAGGCCATCGGCCTATCAGCGGCCAAGTGTGGAATACGTCAGACCCTATCAACGATAA
- a CDS encoding uncharacterized protein (ID:PFLUO_000986-T1.cds;~source:funannotate) has protein sequence MASFQTSVALFVAHIILLLGLPASLVGAVPVSPHGHNHKALAHKVLAAASASDSSDYWVANVKRQGVVPFASNANYQVFRNVKDFGAAGDGTTDDTAAINKAISSGNRCGKGCDSSTTTPALVYFPPGTYVVSKPIVQFYYTQIVGDATDLPVIKASPSFAGMAVIDADPYEDDGSNWYTNQNNFFRAVRNLVIDLTAMPQSAGAGIHWQVGQATSLQNIRFEMVQGGGDANKQQGIFMDNGSGGFMSDLTFNGGNYGMFLGNQQFTTRNLTFNNCNTAIYMNWNWAWTFKSVSINDCAVGLNMSTAPTNQTVGSVLMLDSTFTDTPIGVVTAWNRDSIPIGGGVLVLDNVDFSGAKMAVAGVDGEQILAGGSVINNWIQGNAYSPSKTISKRDAEAESEPETVTVVQTVMETIMACPATHTDLTAIPAATDAPAPANTVPDNTAAKPAPVPTVTGESRAGDIPDSFSGLPGFDNSWLSFLSATQATDDSVPDATPAAVPDTTPSSAPSSEVTPDTTPVVVQSTPTAQATQSSKSVSSGGSGSGSGSGSSSSSSGSTGTCGASEAIASARVQHTVKANTKPASLLSGGAVFERSKPLYETVPASSFISVKSAGAKGDGTTDDTAALQKILDSAQDGQVVYFDHGAYVITSTLKVPKNIKMTGEVWPMIMASGSKFQDEKNPVAAVQIGQSGDVGSVEMSDLIITTKGSAPGAILVEWNVAASSQGSAGMWDVHIRVGGAAGTELQSSDCPKTPHAITKPKASCIAAFMLLHITEQASAYIENAWMWTADHELDLPDHSQINVYTGRGVLIESHGPVWMWGTASEHHQLYNYQVSNAQNVFMGLIQTETPYYQSNPNALTPFTPQSSWNDPTFESCTTNSCRKSWGLRVLGSQDLYIYGAGLYSFFENYAQSCLESEDCQQNMVEVDCSDVHIYGLSTKAAVNMVTSSQGKSMVPESDNTSNYCSTIALFEQLLAA, from the exons ATGGCTTCCTTCCAAACTTCTGTGGCGCTGTTCGTCGCCCATATcattctgctgctgggcctgcCTGCTTCGCTGGTCGGCGCAGTGCCCGTTTCCCCCCATGGGCACAACCACAAAGCGCTCGCCCACAAAGTGCTCGCTGCGGCGAGTGCATCGGACTCGTCCGATTACTGGGTTGCCAATGTCAAGCGCCAGGGTGTCGTGCCCTTCGCCAGTAACGCCAACTATCAGGTGTTTCGCAATGTCAAGGACTTTGGAGCTGCGG GTGACGGTACCACGGATGATACCGCTGCGATCAACAAGGCTATTTCATCTGGTAACCGCTGTGGTAAGGGCTGCGactcgtccaccaccaccccgGCCCTGGTGTACTTCCCGCCGGGCACCTACGTGGTCTCCAAGCCCATCGTCCAGTTTTACTACACGCAGATTGTGGGAGATGCAACCGACCTGCCGGTGATCAAAGCCTCGCCCAGCTTCGCGGGGATGGCGGTCATCGACGCCGATCCGTACGAGGACGACGGCTCGAACTGGTACACCAACCAGAACAACTTCTTCCGCGCCGTTCGCAATCTGGTCATCGATCTCACTGCCATGCCCCAGTCCGCTGGCGCCGGTATCCACTGGCAGGTGGGCCAGGCTACGTCCCTGCAGAACATCCGGTTCGAGATGGTCCAGGGCGGTGGTGACGCCAATAAGCAGCAGGGTATCTTCATGGACAATGGCTCTGGCGGCTTTATGTCCGACCTGACCTTCAACGGTGGTAACTATGGCATGTTCCTTGGTAACCAGCAGTTCACCACTCGCAACCTGACCTTCAACAACTGCAACACGGCCATCTACATGAACTGGAACTGGGCGTGGACTTTCAAGTCTGTCAGTATCAATGACTGCGCGGTTGGGCTGAACATGTCCACTGCGCCGACCAATCAGACCGTGGGTTCGGTCCTCATGTTGGATAGCACGTTTACCGACACTCCCATCGGTGTGGTGACTGCCTGGAACCGCGATAGCATCCCcatcggcggtggtgttctTGTCCTCGACAATGTGGACTTCTCCGGAGCAAAGATGGCCGTCGCCGGCGTCGACGGCGAGCAGATTCTGGCCGGTGGCTCAGTGATCAACAACTGGATCCAAGGCAATGCCTACTCGCCCTCCAAGACAATCAGCAAGCGTGACGCTGAGGCAGAGTCTGAACCCGAGACCGTGACTGTTGTCCAGACTGTCATGGAGACTATCATGGCTTGCCCTGCGACCCATACCGATCTCACTGCCATCCCTGCTGCCACTGATGCTCCCGCACCAGCGAACACGGTTCCCGACAATACCGCTGCTAAGCCTGCTCCCGTTCCTACTGTTACTGGCGAGAGTCGTGCGGGGGATATTCCGGATAGTTTCAGTGGTCTGCCCGGCTTTGACAACAGCTGGCTGTCTTTCCTGAGTGCCACACAAGCCACCGATGACTCCGTTCCGGATGCCACTCCAGCTGCTGTTCCCGATACCACGCCTTCTTCCGCTCCTTCTAGTGAAGTCACTCCCGATACCACTCCCGTCGTCGTCCAGAGCACACCCACTGCCCAGGCTACCCAGAGCAGCAAGAGCGTCTCTTccggtggaagtggcagCGGCTCTGGCAGCGGCTCTAGCAGCAGCTCTAGCGGTAGCACTGGTACCTGCGGTGCGAGCGAGGCCATTGCTTCTGCTCGCGTTCAGCATACGGTCAAGGCGAACACCAAGCCCGCTAGCCTCCTCAGCGGTGGCGCAGTCTTTGAACGCTCTAAGCCCCTCTACGAGACTGTACCCGCCTCGTCCTTCATCAGCGTCAAGTCCGCCGGCGCCAAGGGTGATGGCACCACGGATGACACCGCAGCCCTCCAGAAGATCCTGGACAGCGCACAGGATGGCCAGGTGGTGTACTTCGACCATGGCGCGTACGTCATCACCTCGACGCTGAAGGTTCCCAAGAATATCAAGATGACGGGTGAAGTCTGGCCGATGATCATGGCGTCTGGCAGCAAGTTCCAAGACGAGAAGAACCCCGTTGCCGCGGTGCAGATCGGCCAGTCCGGCGACGTCGGCAGCGTGGAGATGAGCGACCTGATCATCACGACCAAGGGTTCCGCCCCTGGCGCCATCCTCGTAGAATGGAACGTTGCCGCGTCGTCCCAGGGCTCGGCAGGTATGTGGGACGTCCACATTCGGGTTGGTGGTGCCGCTGGTACCGAGCTACAGAGCAGCGACTGCCCCAAGACACCTCACGCGAtcaccaagcccaaggcTTCGTGCATCGCTGCGTTCATGCTCCTGCACATCACCGAGCAAGCGAGCGCCTACATCGAAAACGCCTGGATGTGGACCGCAGACCACGAGCTCGACCTGCCCGACCACTCCCAGATCAACGTCTACACCGGCCGCGGTGTCCTCATCGAATCTCACGGCCCAGTCTGGATGTGGGGAACCGCCTCCGAGCACCACCAGCTTTACAACTACCAGGTCTCGAACGCCCAGAACGTCTTCATGGGCCTCATCCAAACCGAAACACCATACTACCAGTCAAACCCCAACGCCCTGACCCCATTCACACCCCAGTCCTCGTGGAACGACCCCACCTTCGAGTCCTGCACCACCAACTCCTGCCGCAAGTCCTGGGGCTTGCGCGTGCTGGGCTCGCAGGATCTGTACATCTACGGCGCGGGTCTGTACAGCTTCTTTGAGAACTACGCGCAGAGCTGCCTTGAGTCTGAGGATTGTCAGCAGAACATGGTTGAGGTCGATTGCTCCGATGTCCACATTTACGGCCTGAGCACCAAGGCGGCCGTCAATATGGTTACCTCGTCGCAGGGTAAGAGTATGGTGCCGGAGTCCGATAACACCAGCAACTACTGCTCGACTATTGCGCTTTTCGAGCAGTTGCTCGCTGCCTAA